The following proteins are encoded in a genomic region of Brachypodium distachyon strain Bd21 chromosome 1, Brachypodium_distachyon_v3.0, whole genome shotgun sequence:
- the LOC100833926 gene encoding E3 ubiquitin-protein ligase SDIR1 isoform X4, translating into MKPRTLTRTIWNRPKELHSCCPAHSPLASRAPLVSPIPSRYRVRASKSPAREASRRRSVGGVAAWIVKVLVAARGTGRWRRRRRPVDNMSFVFRGSRADIEAGGFPGFAPERRGMRIHAGGRTVNSNSLGFLVTVLVLIMVLSSNQMSPNFLLWLVLGVFLMATSLRMYATCQQLQAQAQAHAAAANSLLGRTELRVHVPPTIALGARGPLQSLRLQLALLDREFDDLDYDALRALDADISPHAPSMSEEEINTLPVFKYKFQAQQGSASARKSGDGPSVLLPSSSGSSNEKSQDAYGASKTPEDELTCSVCLEQVVVGDLLRSLPCLHQPRRMPTPWVYKILVDNKSFAECSCNASFM; encoded by the exons ATGAAGCCACGCACCCTCACGCGAACGATCTGGAACCGCCCAAAAGAACTCCATTCTTGCTGTCCAGCTCATTCTCCTCTAGCCTCTAGGGCTCCCCTCGTTTCCCCCATCCCTAGCCGCTACCGCGTCCGCGCGAGCAAATCGCCCGCTCGAGAGGCCTCTCGTCGCCGTTCAG TTGGGGGCGTTGCTGCGTGGATTGTCAAAGTTCTTGTTGCCGCGAGGGGGAcaggaaggtggcggcggcggcggcggccggtggacAACATGAGCTTTGTGTTCCGGGGGAGCAGAGCTGACATCGAGGCCGGTGGTTTCCCGGGGTTCGCCCCAGAGCGCCGTGGGATG CGAATCCATGCTGGTGGCCGGACGGTGAACAGCAATTCCTTAGGGTTTCTTGTAACTG TTCTGGTTCTCATTATGGTACTGAGCTCGAACCAGATGTCTCCGAACTTTTTG CTTTGGCTGGTGTTGGGTGTGTTCCTAATGGCGACCAGCCTTAGGATGTACGCCACGTGCCAGCAGCTCCAAGCACAGGCACAAGCTCATGCTGCAGCCGCTAACAGCTTACTTGGACGCACTGAGTTGCGGGTGCATGTCCCGCCAACCATAGCCCTTGGCGCGAGAGGCCCGTTGCAAAGCCTTAGGCTCCAACTTGCTCTGCTTGACCGTGAGTTTGATGATTTAG ATTATGATGCTCTTAGAGCATTGGATGCCGACATTAGCCCACATGCTCCATCTATGAGTGAAGAAGAAATAAACACTCTTCCTGTTTTCAAATACAAATTTCAGGCGCAGCAGGGAAGCGCCTCTGCCCGAAAAAG tgGTGATGGACCATCTGTATTGTTGCCTTCCTCTTCTGGATCTAGTAATGAG aaaagccaaGATGCATATGGAGCCAGTAAAACCCCAGAGGATGAGTTGACGTGCAGCGTTTGCTTGGAACAAGTCGTCGTGGGTGATCTATTGAGAAGTCTTCCATGCTTGCATCAG CCAAGGCGCATGCCAACTCCCTGGGTATACAAAATTTTGGTTGATAACAAGAGCTTTGCTGAGTGTTCATGCAATGCAAG TTTCATGTAG
- the LOC100833926 gene encoding E3 ubiquitin-protein ligase SDIR1 isoform X6, whose translation MKPRTLTRTIWNRPKELHSCCPAHSPLASRAPLVSPIPSRYRVRASKSPAREASRRRSVGGVAAWIVKVLVAARGTGRWRRRRRPVDNMSFVFRGSRADIEAGGFPGFAPERRGMRIHAGGRTVNSNSLGFLVTVLVLIMVLSSNQMSPNFLLWLVLGVFLMATSLRMYATCQQLQAQAQAHAAAANSLLGRTELRVHVPPTIALGARGPLQSLRLQLALLDREFDDLDYDALRALDADISPHAPSMSEEEINTLPVFKYKFQAQQGSASARKSGDGPSVLLPSSSGSSNEKSQDAYGASKTPEDELTCSVCLEQVVVGDLLRSLPCLHQGLHKGGTLRVRVIRNNV comes from the exons ATGAAGCCACGCACCCTCACGCGAACGATCTGGAACCGCCCAAAAGAACTCCATTCTTGCTGTCCAGCTCATTCTCCTCTAGCCTCTAGGGCTCCCCTCGTTTCCCCCATCCCTAGCCGCTACCGCGTCCGCGCGAGCAAATCGCCCGCTCGAGAGGCCTCTCGTCGCCGTTCAG TTGGGGGCGTTGCTGCGTGGATTGTCAAAGTTCTTGTTGCCGCGAGGGGGAcaggaaggtggcggcggcggcggcggccggtggacAACATGAGCTTTGTGTTCCGGGGGAGCAGAGCTGACATCGAGGCCGGTGGTTTCCCGGGGTTCGCCCCAGAGCGCCGTGGGATG CGAATCCATGCTGGTGGCCGGACGGTGAACAGCAATTCCTTAGGGTTTCTTGTAACTG TTCTGGTTCTCATTATGGTACTGAGCTCGAACCAGATGTCTCCGAACTTTTTG CTTTGGCTGGTGTTGGGTGTGTTCCTAATGGCGACCAGCCTTAGGATGTACGCCACGTGCCAGCAGCTCCAAGCACAGGCACAAGCTCATGCTGCAGCCGCTAACAGCTTACTTGGACGCACTGAGTTGCGGGTGCATGTCCCGCCAACCATAGCCCTTGGCGCGAGAGGCCCGTTGCAAAGCCTTAGGCTCCAACTTGCTCTGCTTGACCGTGAGTTTGATGATTTAG ATTATGATGCTCTTAGAGCATTGGATGCCGACATTAGCCCACATGCTCCATCTATGAGTGAAGAAGAAATAAACACTCTTCCTGTTTTCAAATACAAATTTCAGGCGCAGCAGGGAAGCGCCTCTGCCCGAAAAAG tgGTGATGGACCATCTGTATTGTTGCCTTCCTCTTCTGGATCTAGTAATGAG aaaagccaaGATGCATATGGAGCCAGTAAAACCCCAGAGGATGAGTTGACGTGCAGCGTTTGCTTGGAACAAGTCGTCGTGGGTGATCTATTGAGAAGTCTTCCATGCTTGCATCAG GGATTACACAAGGGGGGGACACTCCGCGTCAGAGTAATCAGAAACAACGTGTGA
- the LOC100832611 gene encoding aspartic proteinase PCS1, whose protein sequence is MEPFLVLLCLLVARAETEAASYHGTGGGRVGRAAGGAVLLPLRLQAASPPPANRLRFRHNVSLTVPVAVGTPPQNVTMVLDTGSELSWLLCNGSRHDAPFDASASSSYAPVPCSSPACTWLGRDLPVRPFCDSSACRVSLSYADASSADGLLAADTFLLGSSPMPALFGCITSYSSSTDPSETPPTGLLGMNRGGLSFVTQTATRRFAYCIAAGQGPGILLLGGNDTETPLTSPPQQQLNYTPLVEISQPLPYFDRAAYTVQLEGIRVGSALLAIPKHLLTPDHTGAGQTMVDSGTRFTFLLPDAYAALKAEFANQLTRSLDGGLAPLGEPGFVFQGAFDACFRGTEARVSAAAAGGLLPEVGLVLRGAEVVVAGAEKLLYRVPGERRGEGEGVWCLTFGSSDMAGVSAYVIGHHHQQDVWVEYDLRNARLGFAAARCADLAIQRLGLGAHV, encoded by the coding sequence atGGAGCCGTTTCTTGTTCTCCTCTGCCTCTTGGTGGCGAGAGCAGAGACCGAAGCAGCGAGCTATCACGGCACTGGCGGCGGCAGAGTAGGGAGGGCCGCCGGGGGAGCGGTTCTCCTTCCGCTCAGGCTACAGGCGGCGTCGCCCCCGCCGGCGAACCGGCTGCGGTTCCGGCACAACGTGAGCCTGACGGTGCCGGTGGCCGTGGGCACGCCGCCGCAGAACGTGACGATGGTGCTCGACACCGGCAGCGAGCTCTCCTGGCTGCTCTGCAACGGGAGCCGCCATGACGCGCCGTTCGACGCGTCGGCCTCGTCTTCGTACGCGCCCGTCCCTTGCTCGTCGCCGGCCTGCACGTGGCTCGGGCGCGACCTGCCCGTGCGCCCCTTCTGCGACTCCAGCGCCTGCCGCGTCTCCCTCTCCTACGCcgacgcctcctccgccgacggcctcctcgccgccgacacCTTCCTCCTAGGCAGCAGCCCAATGCCCGCCCTCTTCGGCTGCATCACCTCCTACTCCTCCTCCACTGATCCCTCGGAGACGCCACCCACCGGCCTCCTCGGCATGAACCGCGGCGGCCTCTCCTTCGTGACGCAGACGGCCACCCGCCGCTTCGCCTACTGCATCGCGGCCGGCCAAGGCCCcggcatcctcctcctcggcggcaaCGACACCGAAACCCCCCTAACAAGCcccccgcagcagcagctgaacTACACGCCGCTGGTCGAGATCTCCCAGCCGCTGCCCTACTTCGACCGGGCGGCCTACACCGTGCAGCTGGAAGGCATCCGCGTGGGCTCGGCCCTGCTCGCGATCCCCAAACACCTCCTCACGCCGGACCACACGGGGGCAGGGCAGACCATGGTGGACTCCGGCACGCGCTTCACCTTCCTCCTGCCCGACGCCTACGCGGCGCTCAAGGCCGAGTTCGCGAACCAGCTGACGCGCTCGCTCGACGGCGGGCTCGCGCCGCTCGGCGAGCCGGGGTTCGTGTTCCAGGGCGCGTTCGACGCGTGCTTCCGCGGCACGGAGGCCCgggtgtcggcggcggcggcgggcgggctGCTGCCCGAGGTGGGCCTGGTCCTCCGCGGGGccgaggtggtggtggccggggCGGAGAAGCTCCTGTACAGGGTGcccggcgagcggcgcggggagggggagggcgTGTGGTGCCTGACGTTCGGGAGCTCGGACATGGCTGGCGTGTCGGCGTACGTGATCgggcaccaccaccagcaggaCGTGTGGGTGGAGTACGACCTCCGGAACGCCCGCCTCGGCTtcgcggccgcgcgctgcgCCGACCTCGCCATCCagcgcctcggcctcggcgcgCACGTGTAG
- the LOC100833926 gene encoding E3 ubiquitin-protein ligase SDIR1 isoform X5: MKPRTLTRTIWNRPKELHSCCPAHSPLASRAPLVSPIPSRYRVRASKSPAREASRRRSVGGVAAWIVKVLVAARGTGRWRRRRRPVDNMSFVFRGSRADIEAGGFPGFAPERRGMRIHAGGRTVNSNSLGFLVTVLVLIMVLSSNQMSPNFLLWLVLGVFLMATSLRMYATCQQLQAQAQAHAAAANSLLGRTELRVHVPPTIALGARGPLQSLRLQLALLDREFDDLDYDALRALDADISPHAPSMSEEEINTLPVFKYKFQAQQGSASARKSGDGPSVLLPSSSGSSNEKSQDAYGASKTPEDELTCSVCLEQVVVGDLLRSLPCLHQEYFLYLHAMNTRCGYEIRT; encoded by the exons ATGAAGCCACGCACCCTCACGCGAACGATCTGGAACCGCCCAAAAGAACTCCATTCTTGCTGTCCAGCTCATTCTCCTCTAGCCTCTAGGGCTCCCCTCGTTTCCCCCATCCCTAGCCGCTACCGCGTCCGCGCGAGCAAATCGCCCGCTCGAGAGGCCTCTCGTCGCCGTTCAG TTGGGGGCGTTGCTGCGTGGATTGTCAAAGTTCTTGTTGCCGCGAGGGGGAcaggaaggtggcggcggcggcggcggccggtggacAACATGAGCTTTGTGTTCCGGGGGAGCAGAGCTGACATCGAGGCCGGTGGTTTCCCGGGGTTCGCCCCAGAGCGCCGTGGGATG CGAATCCATGCTGGTGGCCGGACGGTGAACAGCAATTCCTTAGGGTTTCTTGTAACTG TTCTGGTTCTCATTATGGTACTGAGCTCGAACCAGATGTCTCCGAACTTTTTG CTTTGGCTGGTGTTGGGTGTGTTCCTAATGGCGACCAGCCTTAGGATGTACGCCACGTGCCAGCAGCTCCAAGCACAGGCACAAGCTCATGCTGCAGCCGCTAACAGCTTACTTGGACGCACTGAGTTGCGGGTGCATGTCCCGCCAACCATAGCCCTTGGCGCGAGAGGCCCGTTGCAAAGCCTTAGGCTCCAACTTGCTCTGCTTGACCGTGAGTTTGATGATTTAG ATTATGATGCTCTTAGAGCATTGGATGCCGACATTAGCCCACATGCTCCATCTATGAGTGAAGAAGAAATAAACACTCTTCCTGTTTTCAAATACAAATTTCAGGCGCAGCAGGGAAGCGCCTCTGCCCGAAAAAG tgGTGATGGACCATCTGTATTGTTGCCTTCCTCTTCTGGATCTAGTAATGAG aaaagccaaGATGCATATGGAGCCAGTAAAACCCCAGAGGATGAGTTGACGTGCAGCGTTTGCTTGGAACAAGTCGTCGTGGGTGATCTATTGAGAAGTCTTCCATGCTTGCATCAG GAATATTTCCTCTATCTCCATGCAATG AATACAAGATGTGGGTATGAGATTAGGACATAA
- the LOC100833926 gene encoding E3 ubiquitin-protein ligase SDIR1 isoform X8: protein MKPRTLTRTIWNRPKELHSCCPAHSPLASRAPLVSPIPSRYRVRASKSPAREASRRRSVGGVAAWIVKVLVAARGTGRWRRRRRPVDNMSFVFRGSRADIEAGGFPGFAPERRGMRIHAGGRTVNSNSLGFLVTVLVLIMVLSSNQMSPNFLLWLVLGVFLMATSLRMYATCQQLQAQAQAHAAAANSLLGRTELRVHVPPTIALGARGPLQSLRLQLALLDREFDDLDYDALRALDADISPHAPSMSEEEINTLPVFKYKFQAQQGSASARKSGDGPSVLLPSSSGSSNEKSQDAYGASKTPEDELTCSVCLEQVVVGDLLRSLPCLHQGGCKRF, encoded by the exons ATGAAGCCACGCACCCTCACGCGAACGATCTGGAACCGCCCAAAAGAACTCCATTCTTGCTGTCCAGCTCATTCTCCTCTAGCCTCTAGGGCTCCCCTCGTTTCCCCCATCCCTAGCCGCTACCGCGTCCGCGCGAGCAAATCGCCCGCTCGAGAGGCCTCTCGTCGCCGTTCAG TTGGGGGCGTTGCTGCGTGGATTGTCAAAGTTCTTGTTGCCGCGAGGGGGAcaggaaggtggcggcggcggcggcggccggtggacAACATGAGCTTTGTGTTCCGGGGGAGCAGAGCTGACATCGAGGCCGGTGGTTTCCCGGGGTTCGCCCCAGAGCGCCGTGGGATG CGAATCCATGCTGGTGGCCGGACGGTGAACAGCAATTCCTTAGGGTTTCTTGTAACTG TTCTGGTTCTCATTATGGTACTGAGCTCGAACCAGATGTCTCCGAACTTTTTG CTTTGGCTGGTGTTGGGTGTGTTCCTAATGGCGACCAGCCTTAGGATGTACGCCACGTGCCAGCAGCTCCAAGCACAGGCACAAGCTCATGCTGCAGCCGCTAACAGCTTACTTGGACGCACTGAGTTGCGGGTGCATGTCCCGCCAACCATAGCCCTTGGCGCGAGAGGCCCGTTGCAAAGCCTTAGGCTCCAACTTGCTCTGCTTGACCGTGAGTTTGATGATTTAG ATTATGATGCTCTTAGAGCATTGGATGCCGACATTAGCCCACATGCTCCATCTATGAGTGAAGAAGAAATAAACACTCTTCCTGTTTTCAAATACAAATTTCAGGCGCAGCAGGGAAGCGCCTCTGCCCGAAAAAG tgGTGATGGACCATCTGTATTGTTGCCTTCCTCTTCTGGATCTAGTAATGAG aaaagccaaGATGCATATGGAGCCAGTAAAACCCCAGAGGATGAGTTGACGTGCAGCGTTTGCTTGGAACAAGTCGTCGTGGGTGATCTATTGAGAAGTCTTCCATGCTTGCATCAG GGTGGTTGTAAGCGCTTTTAA
- the LOC100833926 gene encoding E3 ubiquitin-protein ligase SDIR1 isoform X2: MKPRTLTRTIWNRPKELHSCCPAHSPLASRAPLVSPIPSRYRVRASKSPAREASRRRSVGGVAAWIVKVLVAARGTGRWRRRRRPVDNMSFVFRGSRADIEAGGFPGFAPERRGMRIHAGGRTVNSNSLGFLVTVLVLIMVLSSNQMSPNFLLWLVLGVFLMATSLRMYATCQQLQAQAQAHAAAANSLLGRTELRVHVPPTIALGARGPLQSLRLQLALLDREFDDLDYDALRALDADISPHAPSMSEEEINTLPVFKYKFQAQQGSASARKSGDGPSVLLPSSSGSSNEKSQDAYGASKTPEDELTCSVCLEQVVVGDLLRSLPCLHQPRRMPTPWVYKILVDNKSFAECSCNARDYTRGGHSASE, translated from the exons ATGAAGCCACGCACCCTCACGCGAACGATCTGGAACCGCCCAAAAGAACTCCATTCTTGCTGTCCAGCTCATTCTCCTCTAGCCTCTAGGGCTCCCCTCGTTTCCCCCATCCCTAGCCGCTACCGCGTCCGCGCGAGCAAATCGCCCGCTCGAGAGGCCTCTCGTCGCCGTTCAG TTGGGGGCGTTGCTGCGTGGATTGTCAAAGTTCTTGTTGCCGCGAGGGGGAcaggaaggtggcggcggcggcggcggccggtggacAACATGAGCTTTGTGTTCCGGGGGAGCAGAGCTGACATCGAGGCCGGTGGTTTCCCGGGGTTCGCCCCAGAGCGCCGTGGGATG CGAATCCATGCTGGTGGCCGGACGGTGAACAGCAATTCCTTAGGGTTTCTTGTAACTG TTCTGGTTCTCATTATGGTACTGAGCTCGAACCAGATGTCTCCGAACTTTTTG CTTTGGCTGGTGTTGGGTGTGTTCCTAATGGCGACCAGCCTTAGGATGTACGCCACGTGCCAGCAGCTCCAAGCACAGGCACAAGCTCATGCTGCAGCCGCTAACAGCTTACTTGGACGCACTGAGTTGCGGGTGCATGTCCCGCCAACCATAGCCCTTGGCGCGAGAGGCCCGTTGCAAAGCCTTAGGCTCCAACTTGCTCTGCTTGACCGTGAGTTTGATGATTTAG ATTATGATGCTCTTAGAGCATTGGATGCCGACATTAGCCCACATGCTCCATCTATGAGTGAAGAAGAAATAAACACTCTTCCTGTTTTCAAATACAAATTTCAGGCGCAGCAGGGAAGCGCCTCTGCCCGAAAAAG tgGTGATGGACCATCTGTATTGTTGCCTTCCTCTTCTGGATCTAGTAATGAG aaaagccaaGATGCATATGGAGCCAGTAAAACCCCAGAGGATGAGTTGACGTGCAGCGTTTGCTTGGAACAAGTCGTCGTGGGTGATCTATTGAGAAGTCTTCCATGCTTGCATCAG CCAAGGCGCATGCCAACTCCCTGGGTATACAAAATTTTGGTTGATAACAAGAGCTTTGCTGAGTGTTCATGCAATGCAAG GGATTACACAAGGGGGGGACACTCCGCGTCAGAGTAA
- the LOC100833926 gene encoding E3 ubiquitin-protein ligase SDIR1 isoform X7, translating into MKPRTLTRTIWNRPKELHSCCPAHSPLASRAPLVSPIPSRYRVRASKSPAREASRRRSVGGVAAWIVKVLVAARGTGRWRRRRRPVDNMSFVFRGSRADIEAGGFPGFAPERRGMRIHAGGRTVNSNSLGFLVTVLVLIMVLSSNQMSPNFLLWLVLGVFLMATSLRMYATCQQLQAQAQAHAAAANSLLGRTELRVHVPPTIALGARGPLQSLRLQLALLDREFDDLDYDALRALDADISPHAPSMSEEEINTLPVFKYKFQAQQGSASARKSGDGPSVLLPSSSGSSNEKSQDAYGASKTPEDELTCSVCLEQVVVGDLLRSLPCLHQNTRCGYEIRT; encoded by the exons ATGAAGCCACGCACCCTCACGCGAACGATCTGGAACCGCCCAAAAGAACTCCATTCTTGCTGTCCAGCTCATTCTCCTCTAGCCTCTAGGGCTCCCCTCGTTTCCCCCATCCCTAGCCGCTACCGCGTCCGCGCGAGCAAATCGCCCGCTCGAGAGGCCTCTCGTCGCCGTTCAG TTGGGGGCGTTGCTGCGTGGATTGTCAAAGTTCTTGTTGCCGCGAGGGGGAcaggaaggtggcggcggcggcggcggccggtggacAACATGAGCTTTGTGTTCCGGGGGAGCAGAGCTGACATCGAGGCCGGTGGTTTCCCGGGGTTCGCCCCAGAGCGCCGTGGGATG CGAATCCATGCTGGTGGCCGGACGGTGAACAGCAATTCCTTAGGGTTTCTTGTAACTG TTCTGGTTCTCATTATGGTACTGAGCTCGAACCAGATGTCTCCGAACTTTTTG CTTTGGCTGGTGTTGGGTGTGTTCCTAATGGCGACCAGCCTTAGGATGTACGCCACGTGCCAGCAGCTCCAAGCACAGGCACAAGCTCATGCTGCAGCCGCTAACAGCTTACTTGGACGCACTGAGTTGCGGGTGCATGTCCCGCCAACCATAGCCCTTGGCGCGAGAGGCCCGTTGCAAAGCCTTAGGCTCCAACTTGCTCTGCTTGACCGTGAGTTTGATGATTTAG ATTATGATGCTCTTAGAGCATTGGATGCCGACATTAGCCCACATGCTCCATCTATGAGTGAAGAAGAAATAAACACTCTTCCTGTTTTCAAATACAAATTTCAGGCGCAGCAGGGAAGCGCCTCTGCCCGAAAAAG tgGTGATGGACCATCTGTATTGTTGCCTTCCTCTTCTGGATCTAGTAATGAG aaaagccaaGATGCATATGGAGCCAGTAAAACCCCAGAGGATGAGTTGACGTGCAGCGTTTGCTTGGAACAAGTCGTCGTGGGTGATCTATTGAGAAGTCTTCCATGCTTGCATCAG AATACAAGATGTGGGTATGAGATTAGGACATAA
- the LOC100833926 gene encoding E3 ubiquitin-protein ligase SDIR1 isoform X3 — MKPRTLTRTIWNRPKELHSCCPAHSPLASRAPLVSPIPSRYRVRASKSPAREASRRRSVGGVAAWIVKVLVAARGTGRWRRRRRPVDNMSFVFRGSRADIEAGGFPGFAPERRGMRIHAGGRTVNSNSLGFLVTVLVLIMVLSSNQMSPNFLLWLVLGVFLMATSLRMYATCQQLQAQAQAHAAAANSLLGRTELRVHVPPTIALGARGPLQSLRLQLALLDREFDDLDYDALRALDADISPHAPSMSEEEINTLPVFKYKFQAQQGSASARKSGDGPSVLLPSSSGSSNEKSQDAYGASKTPEDELTCSVCLEQVVVGDLLRSLPCLHQEYFLYLHAMVCYASLLFQNMMYYLKSRSFC, encoded by the exons ATGAAGCCACGCACCCTCACGCGAACGATCTGGAACCGCCCAAAAGAACTCCATTCTTGCTGTCCAGCTCATTCTCCTCTAGCCTCTAGGGCTCCCCTCGTTTCCCCCATCCCTAGCCGCTACCGCGTCCGCGCGAGCAAATCGCCCGCTCGAGAGGCCTCTCGTCGCCGTTCAG TTGGGGGCGTTGCTGCGTGGATTGTCAAAGTTCTTGTTGCCGCGAGGGGGAcaggaaggtggcggcggcggcggcggccggtggacAACATGAGCTTTGTGTTCCGGGGGAGCAGAGCTGACATCGAGGCCGGTGGTTTCCCGGGGTTCGCCCCAGAGCGCCGTGGGATG CGAATCCATGCTGGTGGCCGGACGGTGAACAGCAATTCCTTAGGGTTTCTTGTAACTG TTCTGGTTCTCATTATGGTACTGAGCTCGAACCAGATGTCTCCGAACTTTTTG CTTTGGCTGGTGTTGGGTGTGTTCCTAATGGCGACCAGCCTTAGGATGTACGCCACGTGCCAGCAGCTCCAAGCACAGGCACAAGCTCATGCTGCAGCCGCTAACAGCTTACTTGGACGCACTGAGTTGCGGGTGCATGTCCCGCCAACCATAGCCCTTGGCGCGAGAGGCCCGTTGCAAAGCCTTAGGCTCCAACTTGCTCTGCTTGACCGTGAGTTTGATGATTTAG ATTATGATGCTCTTAGAGCATTGGATGCCGACATTAGCCCACATGCTCCATCTATGAGTGAAGAAGAAATAAACACTCTTCCTGTTTTCAAATACAAATTTCAGGCGCAGCAGGGAAGCGCCTCTGCCCGAAAAAG tgGTGATGGACCATCTGTATTGTTGCCTTCCTCTTCTGGATCTAGTAATGAG aaaagccaaGATGCATATGGAGCCAGTAAAACCCCAGAGGATGAGTTGACGTGCAGCGTTTGCTTGGAACAAGTCGTCGTGGGTGATCTATTGAGAAGTCTTCCATGCTTGCATCAG GAATATTTCCTCTATCTCCATGCAATGGTATGCTATGCCTCGTTGTTATTTCAAAATATGATGTATTACTTAAAGTCTAGATCTTTTTGTTGA
- the LOC100833926 gene encoding E3 ubiquitin-protein ligase SDIR1 isoform X1: MKPRTLTRTIWNRPKELHSCCPAHSPLASRAPLVSPIPSRYRVRASKSPAREASRRRSVGGVAAWIVKVLVAARGTGRWRRRRRPVDNMSFVFRGSRADIEAGGFPGFAPERRGMRIHAGGRTVNSNSLGFLVTVLVLIMVLSSNQMSPNFLLWLVLGVFLMATSLRMYATCQQLQAQAQAHAAAANSLLGRTELRVHVPPTIALGARGPLQSLRLQLALLDREFDDLDYDALRALDADISPHAPSMSEEEINTLPVFKYKFQAQQGSASARKSGDGPSVLLPSSSGSSNEKSQDAYGASKTPEDELTCSVCLEQVVVGDLLRSLPCLHQFHVECIDPWLRQQGTCPVCKHQVSDSWRSGGNGEIVDGSYMV, encoded by the exons ATGAAGCCACGCACCCTCACGCGAACGATCTGGAACCGCCCAAAAGAACTCCATTCTTGCTGTCCAGCTCATTCTCCTCTAGCCTCTAGGGCTCCCCTCGTTTCCCCCATCCCTAGCCGCTACCGCGTCCGCGCGAGCAAATCGCCCGCTCGAGAGGCCTCTCGTCGCCGTTCAG TTGGGGGCGTTGCTGCGTGGATTGTCAAAGTTCTTGTTGCCGCGAGGGGGAcaggaaggtggcggcggcggcggcggccggtggacAACATGAGCTTTGTGTTCCGGGGGAGCAGAGCTGACATCGAGGCCGGTGGTTTCCCGGGGTTCGCCCCAGAGCGCCGTGGGATG CGAATCCATGCTGGTGGCCGGACGGTGAACAGCAATTCCTTAGGGTTTCTTGTAACTG TTCTGGTTCTCATTATGGTACTGAGCTCGAACCAGATGTCTCCGAACTTTTTG CTTTGGCTGGTGTTGGGTGTGTTCCTAATGGCGACCAGCCTTAGGATGTACGCCACGTGCCAGCAGCTCCAAGCACAGGCACAAGCTCATGCTGCAGCCGCTAACAGCTTACTTGGACGCACTGAGTTGCGGGTGCATGTCCCGCCAACCATAGCCCTTGGCGCGAGAGGCCCGTTGCAAAGCCTTAGGCTCCAACTTGCTCTGCTTGACCGTGAGTTTGATGATTTAG ATTATGATGCTCTTAGAGCATTGGATGCCGACATTAGCCCACATGCTCCATCTATGAGTGAAGAAGAAATAAACACTCTTCCTGTTTTCAAATACAAATTTCAGGCGCAGCAGGGAAGCGCCTCTGCCCGAAAAAG tgGTGATGGACCATCTGTATTGTTGCCTTCCTCTTCTGGATCTAGTAATGAG aaaagccaaGATGCATATGGAGCCAGTAAAACCCCAGAGGATGAGTTGACGTGCAGCGTTTGCTTGGAACAAGTCGTCGTGGGTGATCTATTGAGAAGTCTTCCATGCTTGCATCAG TTTCATGTAGAATGCATCGACCCATGGCTGCGCCAACAAGGAACATGCCCGGTCTGCAAGCACCAGGTGAGCGATTCTTGGCGTAGTGGTGGCAATGGTGAAATAGTGGACGGTTCTTACATGGTGTAA